The window CACCACGCCCCAGGCGCTTTTAGCACACTGGCAACGCAGTCCTGATAGGCGTGGCTGCCAACCTGGAGACACACTCACCGGTTCACACTGTTACTCGCTGGTTCAGGAAGGTCTTTCTTCTTTGTTGGTTCATTGTCTCAACAGCTTTTCGGTAAGTTTCTGTTATATGGTGGGTAGATAAAGCTCTGAGGATGCGCCGTCGCTGTTTcagccctggctctgccacttgctgtCTGCATGACCTTGGGCCAGTCACTCCTCCCAGCCGGGCCTCAGTCTCCTTATCTGTACAATGGGATGGCCCCCACAGGACTGTGGGGAAGAGATGAGGTTTCCTCCTCCACCCGTGTGCCCAGCTCAGTGAGGGCCTCAGTCACTTGTTCAACCTGCAGATGCCCCTACCCACTGCCAGGCCCTGGGGACTGCTCCTTGGGGACTGTTCCTTGGAGACTGCTCCTTGGGGAATGGTCCCTGGGGACTGCTCATTCACTCCTTCCGCAAACACGAGCGGAGCACCTGCAGCTCAGTGCAGGCTTATGACGCTATAACTGCACGGTCACCCTGCCTGGGGTTTGGACTTGGTGACCTGGGGTAAATCATTTCATCTCTCTATGCCTCAGTGTCTTCACGGGTCCAGTGTGAGAGGAACTGGAGTGGCATGTGGTGTGTATAAAACCATCAATAGCGGCTATTCCAGAGGAAAGGGACACTGATTAGAGTGAAAGCGGGGCTTCTGAAAGCTCGGCTCTCCCGCAGCCCGGAAGGCGGGGCCGCCCAGTCTGATGCTGGGGCGACACCTGCTGGCAGGAATCTAGGCCTGCAGCCCCACCCTCTTCTGAGGGCTCTCAGACTCCCTTCCAGCCCTGTCTCTGGGCTCTGCTAGTCCAGTGATTCTCAgcaaggggaggacagaggaggggatGTAAACGGTCCAGACTCCTCTCTCACCACCTCTCTAGGACGGATCATTACTCCCTTTGCCTGGAGTAAGATGCAGCTTCCtcccctgccttcctctcccAGCACAAGAGCTAAGGAATCTTTTTTTATAAGGCAGGTTGTGATTTCCAGCAGTCCCGACCTCAGAGTAAAATAGAGACCTCCTCGTGGCCTGCGAGGCCTCCCGTGAGAGGGCCCCTGTCGCTTCCCTGGCCTCTCTGTTTTCAGTGTGTATGTGCATCCTCTCCCCCAGCTGGAGGACAAGCTCCTTGATGGCAAAGCCTTGTCTGTCTGTCACGGCTCCATCCCAGGGTCTATCCCAGAgcctagcacacagtaggcaccCAACAAAtacttggtgaatgaatgaatggctccTCCAGCCAGACTGAACGACGGGCCCTTCTCCCTGGAGCACTCCGCACCCTTGCCCCTTGCCCTTCTCCCTGGAGCAACCCCCACCCTTGCCCCTTGCCTTGGTATGACTCACTCACTGGTCAGCTTTTAGTTTAGATGCCACTTCCTGCACGAAGGCCTCCTTGATCTCCTCTCCTGAGTGGCCTGGGcgccctcctccagccccagtccCATTCTGTGTGCCTTACTGCTGCACGTACCAGAAGTCACGACAACCAACAGTCGTCTTTCTCGCCTCCCCTACCAGGCTAcgagctccttgaggacagggtCTGCTTTCTCTAGGTCCCCTCTGTTTAGAAGAGACCCTGCCAGAAGGAGAGGCCATGTGCTGTAGGGCTGGTTTGGCTTCTAAGCCCAACTGCACCTGTCTATGGGCCTTGAGTACATTCCTCAACTTCTCTTTGCCATGGTTCTCTAAActgtgaaatgggaaaaaaaaaaaaagcgcttcTCTGTACTGGCATTTGGAGGATGCCATTTCCCTGGCACAGAGCAAATGGTCAATGCATGTCATCCACCAGCGTTTGTGTGTGCACGCTAAGGCGCtcccgtcgtgtccgactctttgcatgtctatggactgtagcccaccaggatcctctgtctgtgagattctctaggcaagaatactggagtgggttgccatgccctcctccagggaatcttcaggacccagggattgaaactgtgtctcatatgtctcccacattggcaggcaggttctgtaccatgagtccacctgggaaacccaccagTGTTTGTAGAAACCTAGTAAAGCATTAGCGAATAAATGAACATTCAGCAATTTTAATCCAAGAGGCTTGAGACCCTCTTTGTTAGCATCTCTTAGACCTCCCTCTCTCCTCACAGCAGCTCCTACTTCCTGCTGAGGACCAGGACTGCCCTGAGGGAGAGGCATAGAGCTCCCCCACCTACTTTTCTGTCCCTAGGGGCagtggaagcctggcatgcagtgggtgctcagtaaataataTCTCATTTTCATCTGTTCAAGCATGCTACTCCCTTCCCTTTCTGAGTACTTCCACCCCCTCCTGAGAAGCCAGTTCCCCTTATCTCCCACCCCACCTGGGTCCTTAAATCGCCCATTCTGAGTCCCATGCCCTCCCGGTGATCCCTGGTGACCTATACCCTCGCACGCCAGCAAAGATCGCTGTAGTTACTAACCGCCCCTGCCCGTTGTGCTGGGAGGTTCTGACTCCTGCTCTGGATGAGAAACCAACCAGAGGACCATAGGGAGAGTACTTCCCAGTGCTGTTCCACCATTTTCCATCCCACCACCTTGCTCAGTGTCCACACAGCATTCATTACACTGTTCGAATAGTCTTTATTCGGTTGTTTAACCTTTCTCCCCCACCCTCAAGCTTACAAACTCCAAGAAAGCTGCAGTGTCTTTTCCAGCGCCGTGCAGAGCTGGCAGTTGGGAGATGCTGTGTTAGAGTGTGCTGTGTGACTGAGTCAGCCTCATTCTACGTGGCGGCGCCTTATCCTGCTGCCGCTGAAAGGCTAGCAAAGatgcagaggaaggaaggaggatacTTGGTGCTGTTTCAGATGTCCTTTAGGATCTAACTCTCCTTCCCTGGCTCAGGTACAAAAGCCTTCTGCTCAGCTGGGGAAGCGGGAGTGGACGCTGGGAATCGTGCACGGACCCCTGACCCTCTCCGCCAGGGCCAGGCTCCTGCAGTCAATCAGCCTGTGCGCAGACGCAGGAGGAGAGGGCCTTGAGGGAGCCGATGACCGTTCCCCACGCGGAGGACCTCGAGGACACGGCCTTCACGGGGCTCCCCTTGGCTTCAGGAGCCTCCGCAAGGCCTTCGGGGCTGGCTGGGGGGGAAGCTGGGGCCGTAGTCCCTTGGCAAGGCCCCCCGGCCTGGGCAAGGCCCCCCCCACCTAGCGGAGCCTCCGGAGTCAGGTTGGGGGACTGCTTTTCTCCGCATAACAAGATGTAGGTCTTCATCAGAGGGACGGCAGGTCCCGGGTTGGGACCAGGGGTGCGGGGTGGCCCTGGAGGTGCTGCCAGGGAGATCTGCTTCCCTCGCGCACAGTCGATGACGAAGGTCAGGTGGGCTCCGGGGACGGCCTTCTGCCGGCGCGCCGGCCTTCCACTTGGAAGGGAGCAGAGGGCTGGAGGTTCGTGCTGGCGCAGCACGGGGCCGGCTCCAGTGGTTCGCGTGTTCGTCCACTCAGCCGGGAATTTTTCtgttaataaagtaaaaataaataatttttattttatattggggtatagttgatttgggcttccctggtggctcggggtAAAAAATTCGCTTACCATGCAGGAGAagggggttggatccctgggtcgggaagatcccctggagaaggaaatggctacccactccagtattcttgcctgaagaatcccatggacagaggagcctggggggctacagtccgtggggtcgtaaaAGTCTTAGCAACCAAAGAACAGCGgtagttgatttaccatgctgagttagttttaggtgaacagcacaGTGATCCAGTTATTTATATATCAAACatacatccattcttttttagattctttccccatatctgttattacagaattttgtaaacaatatgtatttacttatttatttggctgcacagggtcttagctgcagaatgccggattctttacctttgtgTCACGTGGGATCTTTTAGTTGAGACATATGGGatgtagttccccaaccagagatcaaacccaagccccctgcatggAGAGCACAaggtcttagccagtggaccaggGAAATCCTGTTATCACAGAATACTAAATAGACTTCCCTCAACAGGGATTTAACTGTATGTCGtacgtgctaaattgcttcagtcgtgtctgactctttgagaccctatggactgtaacccaccaggcttctctgtccatggggattctccaggcaagaatactggagtgggtagtctttcccttctccaggggatcttcccaacccagggatccaacccacatctcttacgtctcctacattggcgggtgggttctttaccactgtgctacctgggaagttcTAACTGTAGGTTAGTTGACACACAAAAATGGGAAGCTGGTGGGGCTTAACAGCATGGATTTCAGCCCTGGGGAGGCCTGAGTATAAATCTgtctccttcccaccccccaTCAGCCCTCTGCCTTCCAGGAGCACAGAGCCCACCACATCAGAGCCTCTCAACCCCACCACGCCTACAAGCTGCTTGGGCATCTTGTTATCATGCAGATTCTCAGGTGGctccatggaaaagaatctgcctgcaatgtgggacacctgggttcgatccttgggttgggaagatcccctggagaagggaatggctacccattctagtattcctgcctggagaattccatggacagaggggcctggcaggcttcagtatatggctctcaaagagtcagacgtgactgagcgactaccacttTCACTTCGCTTTCTGGTACAGCAGGTCTGGGCTGGGGCCTGACGGTCTGCATTTCTGAGAGGCGCCCAGGGAATGCCGATGCTGCTTGCCCATGGACCGCACTGTGGTGAGTAGTAGGAGGAAAGCCCGGCCTCCTTTTACAGGcgagggaactgaggctcagctGGTGCAGATGTCAGTGGCCTCAGGAAACACTGCTGCTCCCCCATCCCCCTACCATACTCTTATCCACCTGTCCCCTCTGCCCCGGGGATCCTTGCTCTGTCTTTCCCCACCAAACAGGGGGCAACCATGAGCCAACCCAGGGGCTTATCAATGAACCAACCCGGGGATTTATCAATGAAGCAAGTGCCAGAGCAGGTCTCTCCGAATCCAAAGCCTTTGCTCTTTGAAAAAAACGTTTCAAGTTGCCCAAATGATAAACAAAACCATCCTCTTGACTACGTGCTCGTCGCCACAACCCAGGCTCAGAAGGAAGCTTCTCTTCTGCTAAGTTAgttaatgcaggaaatgtggctGATCCTTGAACAATGCCAGTTTGAACTGTGGGTCCACTTACATGTCGatttgttttcaataaatacCCATTCCTACACAATCCGTAGTAGGTTGAGTCTGTGGATGTGGACTCTCAAATACAAAGGGATGATTGTAGTTATAGCCTGATTGTCCACTGCTCAGAGAATCAGCGCCCCAGCCccaagttgttcaagggtcaactgtaaatgAAGCTCACCCGTGGCTTGAGAATCCTGGCAGCCCTGGAGGGAGGCTGTCTGTCCTTTCCTGCCACCCCGACTCCACGGCCTCCCCAGTCCCTCTCAGCTGCAGGGCTGAGGCCCCCTCTGCATCTCTTACCTGAGCTGGTCTCCAGGTTCGTCTCAAGGCCCCCGGGGTGGGCACTCGGGTCTCTGGTGTCTTCTGAGGGGGCCGTGACTGCTGCCATGGTGCCTGGCTCAGCACTGGCAGAGGAAGCTGTTTTCAGCAGCCTTGTCCAGAATGCGGGTCCGCACCCAAGGACCAGACCTTTTATATTTACCAGATCCGGATCTGCTGAGTGAATTCCACCAGGAGCCACAGGAACTGGCCTGGAGCAGTTGGGGGATTGCTTTGATCGACGGGTTTATGTCAACAGGATTGCAGTCCGGTGGCTGGGAGGTAGGCCTTCTACCAAACACACAGTTTCTTCCAAGCTCAGCAGCTTCCTCCCCTGGGACGAGGCTGGGAACCATCTCTTCCAGGTCTCAGTTTCCCGAACCTCAGTCATTGCCTGGCTGCATTCccagtttttagctgttttatttatttatttttggtcccACCTAAGAGAAGGgactggcagaggatgagatggttagagagcatcactgactcaaaggacataaatttcagcaaactccaggagacggtggtGGACGGAGTTCTGGATGgcgggaagtccaagatcaagatgcttATCGATTCTGGTGTTTTGTGAGGACCTGCCTACTAGTTCATAAATAGCTATCTTTTTGCTGTGTCTTCACCTCACAGAAAGTGCAAGAAAGGTCTCTGGGATCTCTTTTTATAAAGGCACTAACCCCATCATAAGGattctaccctcatgacctaattaccccTCCCCGAAGACCccacctcttcagttcagttcagtcactcagtcgtgtccgactctttgtaaccccaaggactgcagcacaccaggcttccctgtccatcacaaactcccagagcttgctcaaactcatgtccatcgagtccgtgagcccatccaaccatctcttcctctgttgtccccttctcctcccaccttcaatctttcccagcatcaggggcttttccagtgagtcagttctttgcatcaggtggccaaactattggaacttcagcttcagcatcagtccttctaatgtatattcaggactgatttcctttagggtagactggttggatctttttgctgtccaaggtactttcaagagtcttctccaacaccacagttcaaaagcagcaattcttcggcactcagctttctttataagtccaactctcacatccatacatgaatactggaaaaaccatagccttaactagacagacctttgttggtaaagtaatgtctctgctttttaatatgctgtctaggttggtcataacttttcttccaagaagcaagcatcttttaatttcatggctgcagtcaccatctgcagtgattctggagccccccaaaataaagtctttcagtgtttccattgtttcctgatctatttgccatgaagtgatgggaccagatgccatgatctccgttttctgaatgttgagttttaagctatcttttttactctcctctttcagtttcatcaagaggctttttagttcctcttcactttctgccataagggtggtgtcttctgcatacttgaggttattgatatttctcccagcaatcttgattccagcttgtgtttcttccagcccagcgtttctcgtgatgtactctgcatataagttaaacaagcaggtggcaacatacagccttgacgtactcctttcccaatttggaaccagtctattgttctatgtccagttctaactgttgcttcttgtcctgcatacagatttctcaggaggcaggtcagatggtctggtattcctgtctctttcagaattttccagttttttgtgatccacacaatcagagGTTTTGACATACATAGTCAGTAAagtagaagcagatgtttttccggaactcttttgcttttcgatgatccagcggatgttggtgatttgatctctggttcctctgcctttactaggTTTCAGAATATGAATTTTGGGAAGATGTATTCTATCTACAGCATTTTTTAGGTCAATCaaattttaagtcaattttttttttcttttactgaaaaagagaaatacttgtctactgaaaaaaaatgtacagccTAAAGTTCAGAGTCATGTTTTTTCAGTGAATTTACTGAGGGCTTAAGTCCAAGAGAAAACCTGATCAAAAGAGTTAAGTGtagagccaggatatataggagttaaaaacaaaacaaaacaaaccaggtAGTGGAAACATGAAAAGATCACTGTTAGGGACGTTTCTGGTGGTCTAGAGGTTAAGACTCCCAGCCTCCAATGCAgagggctcaggttcgatcctgggtcagggaatgaagatcccacatgctgtgcagcgtggccaaaaaataaaaaaagaaaagaaaaagattattgttaattaaagaaaatcagacatcTCATGTTAGTGAATTTAGTGCTTTTACACGTACAGGAAGATGCACGAGTTTGGGCTTATTGGAATTATTCCTTTAATGTGCACCTTGACTATCCTGTTTTTCTCCCTCCCGAGCCCCGTCAGGTGCACCGTTGGGGTGGCTGCAGTGGCGGCTGGCCTGTCGGTTGCAATATTGTTTGCTTACTGACAAGGCAGGTGACATTCTTTGTTGTAGTACTtctataaatgaatatttatggtAGAAGATGCTGCCCCAAAGAAGAGCATgccctaatccccagaacctgtgaaaatGTTACcttacacagcaaaagaaacgtTTGCAGGTGTCTTTCAGGGTATTCCAGTCTGACACCAATTCTGATGTGTGCTTTTTTCCACATTACCAAGCAGTTAATGCTTTTCTGACACTGCCTACCTGGAGGTTGCTTCAGATTTCACAGATTAAGAGGTCAGTCCTACAAGACTGCCCCTGGCACAGATATCAATCACACGTCCTGGTGGTCAGATGGGTTTCTGACCTACAGATGGGAGGGTCCCAAAACACACTCCTTGGATTCAATTAGTTTGCTAGAGCAggtcacagaactcagagaagtgTTTTGCTTATTAGATTGCCAGTTTcttataaaaggatataactcaggggacttccctgtggtccagtggctaagactccacactcccaacgcagggggcctaggttcaatccctggtcagggaacatagatcccacatgccacaactaagcatTTGAATGCCACAACTTAAGTTCCTGTGTGCTGCAGGGAagatgaaagatcccacatgccccaactgaAAATCCTGTATGTCTCAGTGAAGATCAAAGAGCCCACGAACTGCGCCTAAGACCTGGGCagcctgaataaataaataaatgtgtatatatttaaaagaatgtaaCTCAGGAAGAGCCAGATGGCAGAGATGCACAGGCAAGCTGTGTGGGAAGGGCCAGGAGTGTCCACCGCCTCTGAGAATGCTGCTCTTCCCCAGTCTCCACgagttcaccaacccagaagctctcaaAAACCTGTTCCTTAGGGTTTTAATGGAGGTTTCAGTGCATAATCATGATTGAGTAAACCATTGGCCATTGTTGGCCACGGATCTCCAGTCCCTCACTTTCTGAAGGTTGGGCGGTGGGTGGGACGTCCGGCCCTCTAACCAAAGGCTTGGTCCTGCTTCCATCCTTGggtgatgttgttgtttagtgtctgactctctgcgaccccatggaccgcagcacaccaggctcctctgtcctccactgtctatctccaagagtttgctcagattcacgtccttGGTCTGACTCtcggcgaccccgtggaccacagcacaccaggctcctctgtcctccgctatctatctcccagagtttgctcagattcacgttcCTAGAGTTGGTGagactatctaaccatctcatcctctgctgcccccttctccttttgccttcaatctttcccagcatcagggacttctccagtgtgtgagttcttcacatcaggtggttgTAGGGCCTTTTTAAGAGTCACCTTGTTACAATAACAAAAGCCACCATTTTCCCTCTTCTCAACTGGGAAATTCCAAGGCTggtaggagctctgtgccaggaaccagtaggaagaccaaatatatatttacttaacagatctgggttcaatccatgcttcaggaagaccccctggaggagggcatggcagttcactccaggattcttgcctggagaatcccctggacagaggagcctggtgggccatggtctGTAGGGTcgaaaatagtcagacatgactgaagctacttggcACGCATGCATCTATCAGAGGTATGGACGCAGGGATGTTGGGTGGATTGTCTAAGTGAATACACCGTAATGACACCAGTCCTTAAAATGGGGCCATTTTCCAAGCTGGGTTAGAGAGATATGACAATGGGATAAGGCCAGAAGGAAGCGAAGTGAGAGACTCGGTCTGCCACTGCTGGTGTTAAAAGACAAACCGGGATGCGGTAAACATTGTAAGAGTTTGTTTGAATAAAAATCGACTTCAATCAGGTAGCATCCAATCTAGAAGACAGAAAGGACCCCTGAGCAGTGGTACAAAGGCAGAAAGGAGCAGAATTGGAAGTTACACTAGGCAAGAAAGTGGGCTGGTTATCGCAAGGTTACTTTCCCTCTGGAGACAGCAAGGTTCCATCAGGCACCTAACTGGTGCCCATCAGGTGGTTCCTGATTGACTGGTTTAAGATTCCACTTCTGGAAGAGCCAAAACCTTCGTGAAGTTAACTCTTTGTCTGCTGATGTGAGGCTTAGTATAAGCAGCTCCATTTGGGGCTTGCTGTATTGTTTGCGGTATTTTCGTtacctttttaaattgaaggatagtgtgtttacagcattgtgttagtttcaggcatacagcttTGTTGCTGATTAGTCACtgagtggtgtccaactctttttcgaccccatggactgtagcctgccaggctcctctgtctgtggaattttctagcAAAGAATaggggttttcctgacccagggatcgaacccatgtcttctgcattggcaggcagattctttaccactgagacaccaggaagcCCAGCAGATGTAAAGCATCGTTCCTCAAAACTCATAACCCtggtctaatcatgagaaaaacactGGCAAGATCCAAACTGAAGGACATTCTGCAAAATACCCACTTAGTGCTCCTCACAGTGTCAAGATCGTGAAAAACAAGGCGAGACTGAGAAAAAGTCACAGACCAGAGGAGGCGGAAGGGACGTGATGACTGCATGCCACGTGGAGTCCTGGGCCGGAtcctgggagagaggaagggTGTTAACAGGAAACCTGGGGAGATCCAACAAAGCCTGGAATTTAGTGAGTGGCCACGTACCAGTGTTGTTTAAACAAATGCTCCCTGGTCACGTCAGATGTTAACAATGGGGAAAGTGGGTGTGCACTGAATGGACTCTCCGTACTGACTTTGCATCTTCTCAGTACGCCTACAgttattcaaaaatttaaaaagtatctttaaaaaGTTAGTGGGGAAGACTGTCATTGGGCGCTAGTGGAGGTAACCGGTACaccttctcatttctctgataattcaaAGGAAATGAACGTCAGGAAGACAGTGCGAGCGGGGGTCTGGAGAATTCGGACTCCTCTTAGATTACTAGTGGGATTGCTAAGTGTTTCAGGCACTCTGAGTGgggggaataaattaggaatt of the Bubalus kerabau isolate K-KA32 ecotype Philippines breed swamp buffalo chromosome 3, PCC_UOA_SB_1v2, whole genome shotgun sequence genome contains:
- the SRARP gene encoding steroid receptor-associated and regulated protein; translated protein: MAAVTAPSEDTRDPSAHPGGLETNLETSSEKFPAEWTNTRTTGAGPVLRQHEPPALCSLPSGRPARRQKAVPGAHLTFVIDCARGKQISLAAPPGPPRTPGPNPGPAVPLMKTYILLCGEKQSPNLTPEAPLGGGGLAQAGGPCQGTTAPASPPASPEGLAEAPEAKGSPVKAVSSRSSAWGTVIGSLKALSSCVCAQAD